In Erigeron canadensis isolate Cc75 chromosome 6, C_canadensis_v1, whole genome shotgun sequence, the following are encoded in one genomic region:
- the LOC122603495 gene encoding CEN-like protein 2, with translation MANMSDPLVVGRVIGDVVDNFTPCVEMSVTYNSSKQVYNGHELFPSSVTAKPKVDVRGGDMRSFFTLIMTDPDVPGPSDPYLRERLHWIVTDIPGTTDSSFGKEVVSYEIPRPNIGIHRFVFVLFKQLRGRQSVTLCPPSSRNGFCTRSFADENDLGSPVAAVFFNCQRETAARRR, from the exons ATGGCAAATATGTCGGATCCTCTTGTGGTTGGAAGGGTGATAGGAGATGTAGTGGATAACTTCACTCCATGTGTAGAGATGTCTGTCACATACAACTCTTCAAAGCAAGTTTACAATGGGCATGAGCTTTTCCCTTCATCTGTTACCGCTAAACCTAAGGTCGATGTTCGTGGCGGTGATATGAGATCCTTCTTTACACTG ATTATGACAGACCCAGATGTTCCGGGTCCAAGTGATCCATATCTTAGAGAGCGTTTGCACTG GATTGTCACAGATATACCAGGCACAACGGACTCCTCATTTG GAAAAGAGGTAGTGAGCTATGAAATACCAAGGCCAAATATAGGGATCCACAGGTTTGTGTTTGTGCTGTTTAAACAATTAAGGGGAAGGCAGAGTGTGACATTATGCCCACCTTCATCAAGGAATGGTTTCTGCACTCGCAGTTTCGCTGATGAAAATGATCTTGGATCCCCTGTTGCTGCTGTCTTCTTTAACTGCCAACGGGAAACCGCTGCTAGAAGACGTTAA